Proteins encoded together in one Streptomyces umbrinus window:
- a CDS encoding MFS transporter: MDTAPSALPSTSTPAQDARNRRKGATAAALASAVEWYDYFVFGIAAALVLGDLYFPAGSPSAGVLASFATFAVGFLARPFGGVIAGHLGDKRGRKPMLVLALTLMGVATTGIGLLPTYETIGMAAPVLLVTLRVMQGIAVGAQWGGAMLLATEYAPEGKRGIYGSFVQLGVPIGVVSANSVFLLAGAFTSESAFAAWGWRLPFLVGLLVLVLAWYIHKHVEETPEFRAAERALAEKEREEKGQSTGKGPGTGNGKRGDGARNSPLRTILRGHLGTVFLAGGSFAVNTATFYILITGVLDYTTRELDMNRGAVLTVSLCVSLTQLVLIPASAALSDRIGRIRIYGLGAAGIALWAVPMFLLIDTGSLLWLAVGTFVASCFLSIMYGPQAALFAELFTPEMRYTGASLGYQIAAVLGGGLAPFVMVLLLETTGTSMSVAAYIIGLAVIALGSIKVLADRARSR; encoded by the coding sequence ATGGACACCGCTCCTTCCGCCCTCCCCAGCACATCCACCCCCGCGCAAGACGCCAGAAACCGCCGCAAAGGGGCAACGGCCGCCGCCCTCGCCTCAGCCGTCGAGTGGTACGACTACTTCGTCTTCGGCATCGCGGCAGCCCTCGTCCTCGGAGACCTGTACTTCCCCGCAGGCAGCCCCTCCGCAGGAGTCCTCGCCTCGTTCGCGACCTTCGCGGTCGGCTTCCTCGCCCGCCCCTTCGGCGGAGTGATCGCGGGCCACCTCGGCGACAAGCGGGGCCGCAAGCCCATGCTGGTCCTGGCCCTGACCCTGATGGGCGTGGCCACGACGGGCATCGGCCTCCTCCCCACGTACGAGACGATCGGCATGGCCGCCCCGGTCCTCCTCGTCACGCTCCGCGTCATGCAGGGCATCGCCGTCGGCGCCCAGTGGGGCGGCGCGATGCTCCTCGCCACCGAGTACGCCCCCGAGGGCAAGCGCGGCATCTACGGCAGCTTCGTCCAACTCGGCGTCCCCATCGGCGTGGTGAGCGCCAACTCGGTCTTCCTCCTCGCCGGCGCGTTCACCAGCGAGTCGGCGTTCGCCGCGTGGGGATGGCGGCTCCCGTTCCTGGTCGGCCTGCTGGTCCTCGTACTCGCCTGGTACATCCACAAACACGTCGAGGAGACCCCGGAGTTCCGGGCGGCCGAACGGGCCCTGGCCGAGAAGGAGAGGGAAGAGAAGGGGCAATCAACAGGCAAGGGACCGGGAACAGGGAACGGAAAGCGAGGCGACGGCGCGCGGAACTCCCCGCTGCGCACCATCCTCCGAGGCCACCTCGGCACGGTCTTCCTCGCGGGCGGCTCGTTCGCCGTGAACACCGCGACCTTCTACATCCTGATCACCGGCGTCCTCGACTACACGACCCGCGAACTGGACATGAACCGCGGCGCCGTCCTCACGGTCTCCCTCTGTGTGAGCCTCACCCAGCTCGTCCTGATCCCCGCGTCCGCCGCGCTCTCCGACCGCATCGGCCGCATCCGGATCTACGGTCTCGGCGCGGCCGGCATCGCCCTGTGGGCCGTGCCGATGTTCCTGCTGATCGACACGGGCTCGCTGCTGTGGCTGGCGGTCGGAACGTTCGTCGCCAGCTGTTTCCTCAGCATCATGTACGGGCCCCAGGCCGCCCTGTTCGCCGAGCTGTTCACCCCCGAGATGCGGTACACGGGCGCCTCGCTCGGCTATCAGATCGCGGCTGTGCTCGGCGGCGGACTCGCGCCCTTCGTGATGGTGCTCCTGCTGGAGACGACGGGCACGTCGATGTCGGTGGCCGCGTACATCATCGGGCTCGCCGTGATCGCGCTCGGATCGATCAAGGTCCTTGCGGACAGGGCGCGTTCACGCTGA
- a CDS encoding DUF3574 domain-containing protein, which yields MIMNTVRTRLAVATASALLFAGAPAAYATLTDAGTRPAAATAPAALTAPAARGAAYVETRLFFGTERPDGGPAVTDGQFMDFVDRQVTPAFPDGLTVQDGRGQWRDRNGVIERERSYELILLYPVGRAKAADPGIERIRDAYEKEFGQEAVARLDEPTRADF from the coding sequence ATGATCATGAACACCGTGCGTACCCGCCTCGCCGTCGCGACGGCCTCCGCCCTCCTCTTCGCCGGCGCCCCGGCCGCGTACGCCACACTCACCGACGCCGGGACCCGGCCGGCGGCCGCAACGGCCCCGGCGGCTCTGACGGCCCCGGCGGCCAGGGGCGCGGCATACGTCGAGACCCGCCTCTTCTTCGGCACCGAGCGCCCCGACGGAGGCCCGGCGGTCACCGACGGGCAGTTCATGGACTTCGTCGACCGGCAGGTCACCCCCGCCTTCCCGGACGGGCTCACCGTGCAGGACGGCCGCGGGCAGTGGCGCGACAGGAACGGCGTCATCGAGCGCGAGCGGTCGTACGAGCTGATCCTGCTGTATCCCGTGGGGCGGGCGAAGGCGGCCGACCCCGGGATCGAGCGGATCCGGGACGCGTACGAGAAGGAGTTCGGCCAGGAGGCCGTGGCCCGGCTGGACGAACCGACGCGCGCGGACTTCTGA
- a CDS encoding Zn-dependent alcohol dehydrogenase, with protein MASATHTVRAAVLPAIGSPLEITEIELPEVPGPGQVRVRLAAAGVCHSDLSLSDGTMRVPVPAVLGHEGAGTVVSVGPGVTHVAPGDGVVLNWAPSCGSCHACSLGEVWLCANALVGAGEVYARRSSDGAELYPGLNVAAFAEETVVAGACVLPAPAGIPLADAALLGCAVLTGYGAVHYSARVRSGETVAVFGVGGVGLAAIQAARIASASTIVAVDVSPEKESLARAAGATEYVVASDTTAREIRGLTGKQGVDVAVECVGRAVTIRAAWESTRRGGRTTVVGIGGKDQQVTFNALELFHWGRTLSGCVYGNSDPARDLPLLADLVRAGRLDLSSLVTERIALEGIPSAFENMLAGKGGRALVVF; from the coding sequence ATGGCTAGTGCGACGCACACGGTTCGCGCCGCTGTCCTGCCCGCCATCGGTTCTCCCTTGGAGATCACCGAGATCGAGTTGCCGGAGGTGCCGGGGCCCGGGCAGGTCAGGGTCCGGCTGGCCGCGGCCGGGGTCTGCCACTCCGACCTCTCCCTGTCCGACGGCACCATGCGGGTGCCGGTGCCCGCCGTGCTCGGCCACGAGGGGGCGGGGACCGTCGTCTCCGTCGGACCCGGGGTCACACACGTCGCGCCCGGGGACGGCGTGGTCCTCAACTGGGCCCCTTCCTGCGGCAGTTGCCACGCCTGCTCGCTGGGCGAGGTATGGCTGTGCGCCAACGCGCTGGTGGGCGCGGGGGAGGTGTACGCGCGGCGCTCCTCCGACGGGGCCGAGCTGTATCCCGGGCTGAACGTCGCCGCGTTCGCCGAGGAGACGGTGGTGGCGGGCGCGTGTGTGCTCCCGGCGCCGGCCGGGATTCCGCTGGCGGACGCGGCGCTGCTCGGCTGCGCCGTGCTCACCGGGTACGGGGCCGTCCACTACTCGGCGCGGGTACGGTCCGGGGAGACCGTGGCCGTGTTCGGGGTGGGCGGGGTCGGTCTCGCGGCGATCCAGGCCGCGCGGATCGCGAGTGCCTCAACGATCGTGGCGGTGGATGTGTCGCCGGAGAAGGAGTCCCTGGCGCGGGCGGCCGGGGCGACGGAGTATGTCGTCGCGTCCGACACCACCGCGCGGGAGATCCGGGGGCTCACGGGCAAGCAGGGGGTCGATGTGGCGGTGGAGTGTGTGGGCCGGGCGGTCACGATCCGCGCGGCCTGGGAATCCACCCGCCGGGGTGGCCGTACGACGGTCGTCGGCATCGGCGGCAAGGATCAGCAGGTCACCTTCAACGCCCTCGAACTCTTCCACTGGGGTCGGACCCTCTCCGGCTGCGTCTACGGCAACTCGGATCCGGCCCGGGACCTGCCGCTTCTTGCCGACCTCGTCCGCGCGGGGCGCCTGGACCTGAGCTCCCTGGTGACCGAACGGATCGCCTTGGAGGGCATCCCGTCGGCTTTCGAGAACATGCTGGCGGGGAAGGGGGGCCGGGCGTTGGTGGTGTTCTAG
- a CDS encoding MFS transporter, with the protein MRPGGNRGWLLRLVIAFSFAQGAVSMARPAVSYRALALGADERAIGVIAGVYALLPLFAAVPLGRRTDHGRCAPLLPVGVVLIAGGCALSGTANSLAAMAAWSGVMGLGHLSFVIGAQSIVARQSAPHDQDRNFGHFTIGASLGQLVGPIAAGALIGGSDMAGTSALALLVAGAVAAVSFVSLWRIEHRDRPKSRTGRGDRVPVHRILRTRGVPAGIFISLAVLSATDILTAYLPVVGEHRGIAPSVIGLLLSLRAAATIACRLVMTPMLRLLGRAALLSTTCLLGALLCAGIALPVPVWGLAVILALLGFCLGVGQPLSMTTVVQAAPDDARSTALALRLTGNRLGQVAAPAAAGLVAGVAGVAAPFVMLGALLLIASGLGLRQGRTGAAGSEPTERRGRTPSAPEPERH; encoded by the coding sequence GTGAGGCCCGGTGGGAACCGCGGCTGGCTGCTCCGCCTCGTCATCGCCTTCAGCTTCGCGCAGGGGGCGGTGTCGATGGCACGGCCCGCCGTCTCCTACCGGGCCCTCGCGCTGGGCGCCGACGAGCGCGCGATCGGTGTCATCGCCGGCGTCTACGCACTGCTGCCCCTGTTCGCCGCCGTACCGCTCGGCCGCCGTACCGACCACGGCCGGTGCGCCCCGCTGCTCCCGGTCGGCGTCGTCCTCATAGCCGGCGGCTGCGCCCTCAGCGGTACGGCGAACTCCCTTGCCGCGATGGCGGCCTGGAGCGGGGTGATGGGCCTCGGCCACCTCTCCTTCGTGATCGGCGCCCAGTCGATCGTGGCCCGCCAGTCGGCGCCGCACGACCAGGACCGCAACTTCGGCCACTTCACCATCGGCGCCTCGCTCGGCCAGCTCGTCGGACCGATCGCCGCGGGCGCGCTGATCGGCGGCTCCGACATGGCGGGCACCAGTGCCCTCGCGCTGCTGGTCGCGGGCGCCGTCGCCGCGGTCTCGTTCGTCTCGCTGTGGCGCATAGAGCACCGCGACCGGCCCAAGTCCCGTACCGGACGCGGCGATCGAGTCCCCGTGCACCGCATACTGCGCACCCGGGGCGTACCCGCGGGCATCTTCATCAGCCTCGCCGTGCTGTCCGCGACGGACATCCTCACCGCGTATCTGCCGGTGGTCGGCGAACACCGGGGCATCGCGCCCTCCGTGATCGGCCTGCTGCTCAGCCTGCGCGCGGCGGCGACCATAGCCTGCCGCCTGGTCATGACACCCATGCTGCGGCTCCTCGGCCGGGCCGCGCTGCTCAGCACGACCTGTCTGCTGGGGGCCCTCCTGTGCGCCGGGATCGCGCTGCCCGTACCGGTCTGGGGCCTCGCCGTGATCCTCGCCCTGCTCGGCTTCTGCCTGGGCGTCGGCCAGCCCCTGTCCATGACCACGGTCGTCCAGGCCGCCCCGGACGACGCCCGCTCCACCGCCCTCGCCCTGCGCCTGACCGGCAACCGGCTCGGCCAGGTCGCCGCGCCCGCCGCCGCGGGCCTGGTCGCCGGAGTCGCCGGCGTGGCCGCGCCGTTCGTGATGCTCGGAGCGCTGCTGCTGATCGCCTCGGGGCTCGGACTGCGACAGGGGCGTACGGGCGCAGCCGGGTCGGAGCCGACGGAACGTAGGGGACGTACGCCATCCGCACCGGAGCCCGAGAGACACTGA
- a CDS encoding CitMHS family transporter has translation MLTILGFTMIATFLVLIMMKKMSPIAALVLIPALFCVFVGKGAHLGDYVIEGVGTLAPTAAMLMFAIVYFGVMIDVGLFDPIVRGILKFCKADPLRIVVGTALLAAIVSLDGDGSTTFMITVSAMYPLYKRLKMSLVVMTGVAATANGVMNTLPWGGPTARAATALKLDAGDIFVPMIPALAVGLVAVIALSYVLGLRERKRLGVLSLADVLTDEKQLVDEPETETVLVGAGAAAGGPGDGKVRMTKTTGGAGSGTDASDGDDEEEDDIRLQGLDPNRPTLRPKLYWFNALLTATLLTAMIMELMPIPVLFVLAAALALTVNFPHIPDQKARLAAHADNVLNVSGMVFAAAVFTGVLQGTGMVDSMAKWLVDGIPDGMGPHMALVTGVLSLPLTYFMSNDGFYFGVLPVLAEAGAAHGVSPLEIARASLVGQPLHMSSPLVPAVYVLVGMAKVEFGDHTKFVVKWAALTSLVVLGAGILFGII, from the coding sequence ATGCTGACCATCCTCGGCTTCACCATGATCGCGACCTTCCTGGTCCTGATCATGATGAAGAAGATGTCGCCGATCGCGGCGCTCGTACTGATCCCGGCGCTCTTCTGCGTGTTCGTCGGAAAGGGTGCGCATCTCGGCGACTACGTCATCGAAGGGGTGGGCACCCTCGCGCCCACCGCCGCGATGCTCATGTTCGCCATCGTGTACTTCGGCGTCATGATCGACGTCGGTCTCTTCGACCCGATCGTCCGAGGCATCCTCAAGTTCTGCAAGGCCGACCCGCTGCGCATCGTCGTCGGCACGGCCCTGCTCGCGGCGATCGTCTCCCTCGACGGCGACGGCTCGACGACGTTCATGATCACGGTCTCGGCGATGTACCCGCTGTACAAGCGCCTCAAGATGAGCCTCGTGGTGATGACCGGCGTCGCCGCCACCGCCAACGGCGTCATGAACACGCTGCCCTGGGGCGGCCCGACCGCCCGCGCCGCCACCGCGCTCAAGCTCGACGCCGGCGACATCTTCGTCCCGATGATCCCGGCGCTCGCCGTCGGCCTGGTCGCCGTGATCGCCCTCTCGTACGTCCTCGGCCTCCGCGAGCGCAAGCGCCTCGGCGTGCTGAGCCTGGCCGACGTGCTGACGGACGAGAAGCAGCTGGTGGATGAGCCCGAGACCGAGACGGTGCTGGTCGGCGCCGGTGCCGCCGCCGGCGGCCCGGGTGACGGCAAGGTGCGTATGACCAAGACCACCGGCGGCGCGGGCTCCGGCACCGACGCCTCCGACGGTGACGACGAGGAGGAGGACGACATCCGCCTCCAGGGCCTCGACCCCAACCGTCCGACGCTGCGCCCCAAGCTGTACTGGTTCAACGCACTGCTCACGGCGACGCTCCTGACCGCCATGATCATGGAACTGATGCCGATCCCGGTCCTGTTCGTGCTCGCCGCCGCGCTCGCCCTCACGGTCAACTTCCCGCACATCCCCGACCAGAAGGCCCGCCTCGCCGCCCACGCCGACAACGTCCTCAACGTCTCCGGCATGGTCTTCGCCGCCGCCGTCTTCACCGGCGTCCTCCAGGGCACCGGCATGGTCGACTCCATGGCCAAGTGGCTCGTCGACGGCATCCCCGACGGCATGGGCCCGCACATGGCCCTCGTCACCGGCGTCCTCAGCCTCCCCCTCACCTACTTCATGTCGAACGACGGCTTCTACTTCGGCGTCCTGCCGGTCCTCGCCGAGGCGGGCGCGGCCCACGGGGTCTCCCCGCTGGAGATCGCCCGCGCCTCGCTCGTCGGCCAGCCGCTCCACATGTCGAGCCCGCTCGTCCCGGCCGTGTACGTCCTGGTCGGCATGGCCAAGGTCGAGTTCGGCGACCACACCAAGTTCGTCGTCAAGTGGGCCGCCCTCACTTCCCTCGTGGTACTCGGCGCCGGAATCCTGTTCGGCATCATCTGA
- a CDS encoding ABC transporter ATP-binding protein → MSRAISLRQVSKSYTRGVSVVERLSLDVAPGEFLVLLGPSGCGKSTVLRMIAGLTDPTEGQVRLDGAYANHLEPADRDMAMIFQNFALYPTMNGRENIGFPLRIETPGQDPRSRVDATAKMLGIEDLLDRFPHELSGGERQRVAMGRAIARHPSAFLMDEPLANLDAKLRNRLRAEIARLTRGLGVTTVYVTHDQAEAMSLGDRVAVLRGGVLQQVGTPRTVYALPENVFVAAFIGTPRISLLRGVVLAPLDGAMSIGLGRQALVLPEPLCLDHRLLRVHQGHEVIVGLRSEAVRIAKPAEARPGEVAISGLVEHVEFQGHEVLVHFNTGSQPAVVPDLEAPRPMPRPPRRRRPVGGVLGRLRDRAGALRAGPVVVLEDPGDTGPDRTELPPPEGRLPGDLIVRTTPDHELRHGMQVPLLVDLAHLFVFDHQGVRISPAPARLPDLED, encoded by the coding sequence ATGTCACGCGCCATCTCCCTTCGACAGGTCAGCAAGTCCTACACACGCGGTGTCTCTGTGGTGGAGAGGTTGTCGCTCGACGTCGCGCCCGGCGAGTTCCTGGTGCTGCTCGGGCCGTCCGGCTGCGGCAAGTCGACCGTGCTGAGGATGATCGCCGGCCTCACGGACCCCACCGAGGGACAGGTGCGGCTCGACGGCGCGTACGCCAACCATCTGGAGCCCGCCGACCGGGACATGGCGATGATCTTCCAGAACTTCGCGCTCTACCCGACCATGAACGGCCGCGAGAACATCGGCTTCCCGCTGCGCATCGAGACGCCCGGCCAGGACCCGCGCTCGCGCGTCGACGCCACGGCCAAGATGCTCGGCATCGAGGATCTCCTCGACCGCTTCCCCCACGAGCTCTCCGGCGGCGAACGCCAGCGCGTCGCGATGGGCCGTGCGATCGCACGGCACCCCTCGGCGTTCCTGATGGACGAACCGCTCGCCAACCTGGACGCCAAGCTCCGCAACCGTCTGCGCGCCGAAATCGCCCGCCTCACCCGGGGGTTGGGCGTCACGACGGTGTACGTCACCCACGACCAGGCGGAGGCGATGTCCCTCGGCGACCGGGTCGCCGTCCTGCGCGGCGGTGTCCTCCAGCAGGTCGGCACCCCGCGCACGGTCTACGCGCTGCCCGAGAACGTCTTCGTCGCCGCCTTCATCGGCACCCCGCGCATCAGCCTCCTGCGCGGCGTCGTCCTCGCCCCGCTCGACGGCGCCATGTCGATCGGCCTCGGCCGCCAGGCCCTCGTCCTGCCCGAACCCCTGTGCCTGGACCACCGGTTGCTCCGGGTGCACCAGGGCCACGAAGTCATCGTGGGTCTGCGCTCCGAGGCCGTACGCATCGCCAAGCCGGCGGAGGCAAGACCCGGCGAGGTGGCGATCAGCGGGCTCGTCGAGCACGTGGAGTTCCAGGGACACGAGGTCCTCGTCCACTTCAACACCGGCTCGCAGCCCGCCGTCGTGCCCGACCTGGAGGCACCGCGCCCCATGCCCCGGCCGCCGCGCCGCCGCCGTCCCGTGGGCGGTGTCCTGGGCCGCCTTCGGGACCGGGCGGGCGCGCTGCGGGCCGGACCCGTCGTGGTTCTGGAGGACCCCGGGGACACCGGACCCGACCGGACCGAACTGCCGCCGCCGGAAGGCCGGTTGCCGGGAGACCTCATCGTCCGTACGACACCCGACCACGAACTCCGCCACGGCATGCAGGTCCCCCTCCTCGTGGACCTCGCCCATCTGTTCGTCTTCGACCACCAAGGAGTGCGGATCAGCCCGGCCCCGGCGCGCCTGCCCGACCTGGAGGACTGA